The following proteins are co-located in the Phyllostomus discolor isolate MPI-MPIP mPhyDis1 chromosome 1, mPhyDis1.pri.v3, whole genome shotgun sequence genome:
- the CXCL6 gene encoding C-X-C motif chemokine 6 yields MSLATRIPATRISGPSGSLCALLALLLLLTPPRPLASAGPSSSFQRELRCQCLSITPTVHPKMISNLEVIPAGPQCPNVELIATLKNGKEVCLDPEAPLVKKIIQKILSSRKQKN; encoded by the exons ATGAGTCTCGCTACCCGCATCCCCGCTACCCGCATCTCCGGCCCTTCGGGATCTCTTTGTGCGCTgctggcgctgctgctgctgctgacgccgcccaggcccctggccagcG CTGGTCCTTCCTCGTCCTTCCAGAGAGAGCTGCGTTGCCAGTGTTTATCCATCACACCCACGGTTCATCCCAAAATGATCAGTAATCTGGAGGTGATCCCTGCAGGCCCGCAGTGCCCCAACGTGGAACTGAT agcCACCTTGAAGAATGGGAAAGAAGTCTGTCTGGACCCAGAAGCCCCTTTGGTCAAGAAAATCATCCAGAAAATTCTGAGCAG taGAAAGCAGAAAAACTAA